From the Amblyraja radiata isolate CabotCenter1 chromosome 26, sAmbRad1.1.pri, whole genome shotgun sequence genome, one window contains:
- the tob1 gene encoding protein Tob1 — protein sequence MQLEIQVALNFIISYLYNKLPRRRVNIFGEELERLLKKKYECHWYPDKPYRGSGYRCVHIGETIDPVIERAAKESGLDMKDVRDNLPQELSVWVDPFEVSYQIGEKGPIKVLYVDDSNDTGNDLDKEIKNSFNPEAQVFMPICDPVGGSPVSSSPSPPFGQSAAVSPTFMPRSTHPLTFTTATFAATKFGSTKMKSSGRNNKVARASPTSLGLNVNTLLKQKALSTSMHSLYGLGVGVGSQQQQKTSALSPNAKEFIFPGIQGQGGSSAMFPGENALNLSPLQYGNAFDMFAYGGLSEKSFMDGLSFSLSNMQYSNQQFQPVMAN from the coding sequence ATGCAGCTTGAAATCCAAGTAGCACTCAACTTCATTATCTCATACTTGTACAATAAACTGCCACGCCGAAGGgtcaacatctttggagaggaaTTGGAACGGCTGTTGAAGAAGAAATATGAATGTCACTGGTACCCGGACAAGCCATATCGAGGGTCTGGATATAGGTGTGTGCACATAGGGGAGACCATCGACCCTGTCATCGAGAGAGCTGCCAAAGAGAGTGGACTGGACATGAAGGATGTTCGTGACAACCTGCCTCAGGAATTGAGCGTGTGGGTCGACCCGTTTGAAGTGTCCTATCAGATTGGAGAGAAGGGTCCCATCAAGGTGCTATATGTGGATGACAGCAACGATACCGGGAATGACCTGGACAAAGAAATCAAAAATAGCTTCAACCCCGAGGCCCAGGTCTTTATGCCTATTTGCGACCCAGTGGGTGGATCGCCTGTATCCAGCTCTCCCTCTCCTCCGTTCGGTCAGTCTGCTGCTGTGAGCCCCACTTTCATGCCTCGTTCCACCCACCCTTTAACATTCACCACTGCCACTTTTGCTGCTACAAAATTCGGCTCGACCAAAATGAAGAGCAGTGGCCGCAACAACAAAGTTGCTCGAGCGTCCCCCACCAGCCTCGGCTTGAATGTGAATACCCTGCTGAAGCAGAAGGCCCTGTCGACATCCATGCACTCTCTCTATGGGCTTGGTGTGGGTGTGGGCAGCCAGCAACAGCAGAAGACTTCAGCCCTCTCCCCCAATGCCAAGGAGTTTATTTTCCCTGGCATCCAGGGGCAAGGGGGTTCCAGCGCAATGTTCCCAGGGGAAAACGCCCTAAACCTCAGTCCTCTCCAGTATGGTAATGCCTTTGACATGTTTGCTTATGGAGGCCTCAGTGAAAAGTCCTTCATGGATGGTCTGAGTTTCAGCCTCAGTAACATGCAGTATTCTAACCAGCAGTTCCAACCTGTCATGGCTAATTAG